In Equus asinus isolate D_3611 breed Donkey chromosome 13, EquAss-T2T_v2, whole genome shotgun sequence, one DNA window encodes the following:
- the SLC6A4 gene encoding sodium-dependent serotonin transporter, with product METTPLNSQKEPSACKDGEDCQEDGVLQKGVPAPGDKAESGQISNGYSAVPSPGAGDDTQHSILAATTTLVAEVHQGERETWGKKLDFLLSVIGYAVDLGNVWRFPYICYQNGGGAFLLPYTVMAVFGGIPLFYMELALGQYHRNGCISIWRKVCPIFKGIGYAICVISFYIASYYNTIMAWALYYLISSFTDQLPWTSCRNSWNTGNCTNYFSDDNITWTLHSKSPAEEFYTRHVLQVHRSKGLQDLGGISWQLALCIMLIFTIIYFSIWKGVKTSGKVVWVTATFPYVILSVLLVRGATLPGAWRGVLFYLKPNWQKLLETGVWVDAAAQIFFSLGPGFGVLLAFASYNKFNNNCYQDALVTSVVNCMTSFVSGFVIFTVLGYMAEMRNEDVSEVAKDAGPSLLFITYAEAIANMPASTFFAIIFFLMLITLGLDSTFAGLEGVITAVLDEFPHIWSQRREWLVLGVVITCFFGSLITLTFGGAYVVKLLEEYATGPAVLTVALIEAVAVYWFYGITQFCSDVKEMLGFSPGWFWRICWVAVSPLFLLFIICSFLMSPPQLRLFQYNYPHWSVVLGYCIGTSSFICIPTYITYRLIITPGTLKERIIKSITPETPTEIPCGDIRLNAI from the exons ATGGAGACTACACCCTTAAATTCCCAGAAGGAGCCGTCAGCATGTAAAGATGGAGAAGATTGTCAGGAAGATGGAGTCCTACAGAAGGGGGTCCCTGCCCCTGGGGATAAGGCGGAGTCTGGCCAGATCTCCAATGGGTACTCAGCGGTTCCGAGCCCTGGTGCAGGTGATGACACTCAGCACTCCATCCTGGCCGCCACCACCACCCTAGTGGCTGAGGTCCATCAAGGGGAACGGGAGACCTGGGGCAAGAAGCTGGATTTCCTCCTCTCGGTCATTGGCTACGCCGTGGACCTGGGCAACGTCTGGCGCTTTCCCTACATATGTTACCAGAACGGAGGGG GGGCGTTCCTCCTGCCCTACACCGTCATGGCCGTTTTCGGGGGGATCCCGCTCTTCTACATGGAGCTCGCGCTGGGCCAGTACCACCGAAATGGATGCATTTCCATATGGAGGAAAGTCTGCCCCATTTTCAAAG gGATCGGTTACGCCATCTGCGTCATTTCCTTCTACATCGCCTCCTATTACAACACCATCATGGCCTGGGCTCTGTACtacctcatctcctccttcacGGACCAGCTGCCCTGGACCAGCTGCAGGAACTCCTGGAACACTGGCAACTGCACCAACTACTTCTCCGACGACAACATCACCTGGACGCTCCACTCAAAGTCGCCTGCAGAAGAATTTTACAC GCGCCACGTCCTGCAGGTCCATCGATCTAAGGGACTCCAGGACCTGGGGGGCATCAGCTGGCAGCTAGCTCTCTGCATCATGCTGATCTTCACTATTATCTACTTTAGCATCTGGAAAGGTGTCAAGACATCTGGCAAG GTGGTGTGGGTGACAGCCACCTTCCCTTACGTCATCCTTTCGGTCCTGCTGGTGAGGGGGGCCACCCTCCCCGGAGCCTGGAGGGGTGTTCTCTTCTACTTGAAACCCAACTGGCAGAAACTCCTGGAGACGGGG GTGTGGGTGGATGCTGCTGCTCAGATCTTCTTCTCTCTCGGTCCTGGCTTTGGGGTCCTACTGGCTTTTGCTAGCTACAACAAATTCAACAACAACTGTTACCA AGACGCCCTGGTGACCAGTGTGGTGAACTGCATGACGAGCTTCGTTTCAGGATTTGTCATCTTCACTGTGCTGGGGTATATGGCTGAGATGAGGAATGAAGATGTGTCTGAGGTGGCCAAAGATGCAG gCCCCAGCCTCCTCTTCATCACATATGCAGAAGCCATTGCCAACATGCCAGCATCCACGTTCTTTGCCATCATCTTCTTCCTGATGTTAATCACACTGGGCTTGGACAGCACA TTTGCAGGCTTGGAGGGGGTGATCACAGCTGTCCTGGATGAGTTTCCCCACATCTGGTCCCAGCGCCGGGAGTGGCTTGTGCTCGGTGTGGTCATTACCTGCTTCTTTGGATCCTTGATCACCCTGACTTTT GGAGGGGCCTATGTGGTGAAGCTGCTGGAGGAgtatgccacggggccggccgtGCTCACCGTTGCGCTCATCGAAGCAGTTGCCGTGTATTGGTTCTATG GCATCACCCAGTTCTGCAGTGACGTGAAGGAAATGCTTGGCTTCAGCCCTGGATGGTTTTGGAGGATCTGCTGGGTGGCCGTCAGCCCTCTGTTTCTCCTG TTCATCATTTGCAGTTTTTTGATGAGTCCACCCCAGCTACGACTTTTCCAATATAATTATCCTCACTGGAGTGTCGTCCTGGGTTACTGCATAGGAACCTCATCTTTCATCTGCATCCCAACGTATATAACTTATCGGTTGATCATCACTCCAGGGACACTGAAAGAG CGTATTATTAAAAGCATCACTCCAGAAACACCGACAGAAATTCCCTGTGGGGACATCCGCCTGAATGCTATATAA